In Chitinophaga sp. HK235, a single window of DNA contains:
- a CDS encoding HAD family hydrolase, producing MKDVVNHTKEPKRKTVKCVVWDLDHTMWHGILSENDQLVLRENITDILKTLDSWGIINSIASKNNHDDAMQMLEKFGISEYFLYPQISWDLKSNSIARIKEKLNIGMDAILFIDDQPFERDEVSFVHEQVTCLDVDSIANLLQQCKPRFITTESAERRKMYLSDDIRNQEEQEIGNNKQFLESLQLTFSIQPATVSDLQRVEELTVRTNQLNATGYSYSYEELEALIKSPDHHLFVAELTDKYGSYGKIGVAMVERSNDTWTLKLLLMSCRVMSRGVGTVLLNYIMNLAKKKGYQLVAEFLPTDRNRVMYITYKFAGFTEGGKLDNGGVLLTHPLTDYVTYPDYIHLSIQES from the coding sequence ATGAAAGACGTAGTTAACCATACAAAAGAACCCAAACGCAAAACGGTGAAATGTGTGGTATGGGACCTGGACCATACCATGTGGCATGGTATCCTTTCAGAAAATGATCAGCTGGTATTGAGAGAAAATATTACCGATATTTTAAAAACCCTCGACAGCTGGGGTATCATCAACTCTATCGCCAGCAAAAATAACCACGATGATGCCATGCAGATGCTGGAAAAATTCGGCATCAGTGAATACTTCCTGTATCCGCAGATCAGCTGGGACCTGAAATCCAACTCCATCGCGAGGATAAAAGAAAAACTGAATATCGGGATGGATGCCATCCTGTTTATTGATGACCAGCCTTTTGAACGCGATGAAGTTTCTTTTGTGCATGAACAGGTGACCTGCCTCGATGTAGACAGTATAGCCAACCTGCTACAGCAGTGCAAACCACGCTTCATCACCACGGAATCTGCGGAGAGAAGAAAAATGTATCTCAGCGATGATATCAGAAACCAGGAAGAACAGGAAATAGGCAACAATAAACAATTCCTCGAATCCCTGCAACTCACCTTTTCTATACAACCCGCTACGGTAAGCGATTTACAGCGGGTAGAGGAATTAACAGTACGCACCAACCAGTTAAATGCCACCGGCTATTCCTACTCTTATGAAGAGCTGGAAGCGCTGATTAAATCGCCGGACCATCATCTTTTTGTAGCGGAGCTGACCGATAAATACGGCTCCTACGGAAAGATAGGCGTTGCCATGGTTGAGCGCAGCAACGATACGTGGACTTTAAAACTGCTGCTGATGTCGTGCAGGGTGATGTCCCGCGGCGTTGGGACCGTATTGCTGAATTATATCATGAACCTTGCAAAGAAAAAAGGATACCAGCTGGTAGCGGAATTCCTGCCTACAGACAGGAACCGTGTGATGTATATCACCTACAAATTTGCCGGTTTTACTGAAGGCGGCAAACTGGATAATGGTGGTGTACTCCTCACCCATCCGCTCACCGATTACGTCACCTACCCTGATTATATACACCTTTCAATCCAGGAATCATGA